A single window of Candidatus Binatia bacterium DNA harbors:
- a CDS encoding FAD-binding oxidoreductase produces the protein MSDFASRSFWLEADPYTASPPLAGDVTVDIAIVGGGFTGLWTAYFLLRAQPSLKVAVIEAEVVGYGASGRNGGFAMTLLGPTLHQFVTAFGVESARNAHAAVARSVDDIGRFCTEHSVDCDYRKTGFIGAALDDSQVPRVEADVRAAETLGLTDVRFIPGDELRREIQSPLYRCGLEEKTGALVNPARLARGLARVVRQLTGVVYEQTPVEGIERGTDAMRIRTRHGVVVADKVVLATNAYSGRFPEFRRLFIPLYSYIVLTEPLSEAQWASIGWQGRQGMEDKRTYIHYYRPTADGRILMGGEDAPYFFGSHVDPAHDRNPALFDRLRRDLLSIYPQLAGIRFTHAWGGPIAVTSRFVPTFGRVQDGRVVYGFGYSGHGVAPSHTGGQILRDLVLDRQSELTDLCFVRSRPVPFPPEPLRWAGVHLARRSLLRQDRRGKPKVDPLAVRLMMKLS, from the coding sequence AGCCGTAGTTTCTGGCTGGAAGCCGACCCGTACACGGCCAGCCCGCCTCTGGCCGGGGACGTGACCGTCGACATAGCCATTGTGGGCGGCGGCTTTACCGGGCTCTGGACCGCCTACTTCCTCTTGCGCGCGCAGCCGTCGCTGAAAGTCGCCGTGATCGAAGCCGAGGTCGTTGGCTATGGAGCCAGCGGGCGTAACGGCGGCTTTGCGATGACGTTGCTCGGGCCCACCTTGCACCAGTTCGTCACGGCCTTCGGCGTCGAGTCCGCCCGTAACGCTCACGCCGCCGTCGCGCGTTCGGTCGATGACATCGGGCGCTTCTGCACCGAGCACAGTGTCGACTGCGACTACCGAAAGACGGGATTCATCGGCGCCGCCCTCGACGACAGTCAGGTTCCACGTGTCGAGGCCGACGTCCGCGCCGCCGAGACCCTCGGCCTCACCGACGTCCGCTTCATTCCCGGCGACGAATTGCGCCGCGAGATCCAGTCGCCGCTGTACCGCTGCGGCCTCGAAGAAAAGACCGGCGCGCTGGTCAACCCGGCGCGTCTGGCGCGCGGCCTGGCGCGCGTCGTGCGCCAATTGACCGGTGTCGTCTACGAGCAGACTCCCGTCGAAGGCATCGAGCGCGGCACGGACGCCATGCGGATTCGCACCCGACATGGCGTCGTCGTCGCGGACAAGGTAGTGCTCGCCACCAATGCCTACTCCGGTCGGTTCCCGGAATTCCGTCGGCTCTTCATCCCGCTGTATTCGTACATCGTCCTCACCGAGCCTCTGAGCGAGGCGCAGTGGGCGTCGATCGGCTGGCAGGGACGACAGGGCATGGAGGACAAGCGCACTTATATCCACTACTACCGACCCACCGCCGACGGTCGGATCCTCATGGGCGGCGAAGATGCGCCCTACTTCTTTGGCTCGCACGTCGACCCGGCCCACGACCGTAACCCCGCCTTGTTCGACCGCCTGCGGCGCGACCTGCTGTCCATCTACCCCCAGCTTGCAGGCATCCGGTTCACCCACGCGTGGGGCGGGCCGATCGCCGTGACCAGCCGCTTCGTGCCCACTTTCGGTCGTGTGCAAGACGGCCGGGTGGTCTATGGCTTCGGCTACTCCGGCCATGGCGTTGCGCCCAGCCACACCGGCGGACAAATCCTGCGCGACCTTGTTCTGGACCGCCAGTCCGAACTCACCGACCTGTGCTTCGTTCGCAGCCGGCCGGTGCCGTTCCCGCCCGAGCCGCTACGCTGGGCGGGCGTGCATCTCGCGCGCCGCAGCCTGCTTCGGCAGGACCGCAGGGGCAAACCCAAGGTCGACCCGCTGGCAGTGCGCCTGATGATGAAGCTGTCGTGA
- a CDS encoding DUF3631 domain-containing protein has product MTVNLGTDDWGTLDADGQDGTGPATVLALSGVGLLQPGADLADVEATLRRLADALGTADPLRCAVVREAAIKKLRDVGVKTASAMVDAALGTADDPDGTPDGQGAPLTVTDDPPADHAVDGAEWLTDVVDLLRTYVVMQDGCPEAAALWTLATFAVKTLDVAPLLAVTSPTPRCGKSTLLSLLTRLTARALPASNCSPSALFRCVEGLRPTLMIDEADTFVGDNEELRGILNCGHTRALAFVIRNVGDQHEPRQFNVFGFKAIALIGRLKATLADRSVEIGMRRRAPGEHVDRLRLDRLDSACRRLRREATRWAADHATELRHADPAMPPSLHDRAADNWRGLIAIADLCGPEWGRRARDAAVTLSGSDLDDGDAGILLLDDIRAIFADDGDADRLRTDVLLHRLCALPERPWGEWRRGKPLTARGLARLLTPFGVQSKQIRMGAENKHGYARADFAESFSRYLRATQNLSLPATTLQPAPDKGFRSFLSATPADPVADTKRGKAAPDKGCSVVADAKPGKGETGDFFAATDGLRGDS; this is encoded by the coding sequence ATGACCGTCAACCTGGGCACCGACGACTGGGGCACGTTGGACGCCGACGGGCAGGACGGGACCGGACCTGCGACCGTCCTTGCCCTTAGCGGGGTCGGGCTGCTGCAACCGGGCGCCGACCTTGCCGACGTCGAGGCGACACTGCGCAGGCTGGCAGACGCTTTGGGCACCGCCGACCCGCTACGGTGCGCGGTCGTTCGAGAAGCTGCCATCAAGAAGCTCAGGGACGTGGGCGTCAAGACTGCCTCCGCAATGGTCGACGCCGCGCTGGGGACCGCCGACGATCCCGACGGCACGCCCGACGGGCAGGGAGCGCCGCTGACGGTTACCGACGATCCGCCCGCCGATCACGCCGTTGACGGCGCCGAGTGGCTGACTGACGTGGTCGACCTGCTACGCACGTACGTTGTCATGCAGGATGGTTGCCCGGAGGCTGCCGCCCTGTGGACGCTGGCGACGTTCGCCGTCAAAACCCTCGACGTGGCGCCACTACTCGCCGTGACGTCGCCGACGCCGCGCTGCGGCAAGTCGACGCTCCTGTCCCTGCTGACGCGCCTGACGGCCCGCGCGCTGCCAGCGTCGAATTGCAGTCCATCGGCGCTATTCCGTTGCGTCGAAGGACTGCGCCCAACCCTAATGATCGACGAAGCGGACACCTTCGTCGGCGACAACGAAGAGCTACGCGGTATTCTGAATTGTGGACACACCCGCGCACTGGCGTTCGTCATTCGGAACGTGGGGGACCAGCATGAACCCCGGCAGTTCAACGTGTTCGGGTTCAAGGCCATCGCCCTCATTGGCAGGCTGAAGGCGACGCTCGCCGACCGGAGCGTCGAAATCGGCATGCGGCGCCGCGCGCCCGGAGAACACGTCGACCGCCTGCGACTCGACCGGCTGGATTCGGCCTGTCGCCGCCTGCGCCGAGAGGCAACCCGCTGGGCTGCCGACCACGCCACCGAGCTGCGTCATGCCGACCCGGCGATGCCCCCGAGTCTCCACGACCGCGCCGCCGACAACTGGCGCGGACTCATCGCCATTGCCGACCTCTGCGGTCCCGAGTGGGGACGCCGCGCCCGTGACGCTGCCGTCACCCTGTCGGGCTCGGACCTTGATGACGGGGACGCTGGCATCCTGCTGTTGGACGACATCAGGGCCATCTTCGCCGACGACGGGGACGCCGACCGGCTGCGGACCGATGTCCTGCTGCACCGGCTCTGCGCGCTGCCAGAACGCCCCTGGGGCGAGTGGCGCCGGGGCAAGCCGTTGACCGCCCGGGGGCTCGCCCGGCTGCTGACCCCGTTCGGTGTCCAATCGAAGCAGATACGAATGGGCGCCGAGAACAAGCACGGCTACGCCCGCGCCGACTTCGCCGAGAGTTTTTCCCGGTATCTGCGGGCTACCCAGAATCTATCCCTACCCGCTACAACGCTACAACCCGCGCCAGACAAGGGTTTCCGCAGTTTTCTATCCGCTACACCCGCCGACCCTGTAGCGGATACGAAACGCGGAAAAGCCGCGCCAGACAAGGGTTGTAGCGTTGTAGCGGATGCGAAACCCGGGAAGGGCGAAACCGGGGACTTTTTCGCCGCTACCGACGGGCTGAGGGGAGACTCATGA
- a CDS encoding CHC2 zinc finger domain-containing protein has protein sequence MPPIDFAALRDAVRVADVLGAHGHELRRDGRCCCPLCGSANPSTLSTYADGSRWRCWACGAHGDALDMERQLAGCDLRTAAATLAGWAGLSGTPTARREDVARSQLANRRRAALLRWAHVEARVAADAARDADDDVEWTATMLAKVAAAGDVVTARLLRQTLADVERTALDADAHWRGFEDALAARNVDTIADIYRAAAGTSS, from the coding sequence ATGCCGCCGATTGACTTCGCGGCGCTGCGCGACGCCGTACGCGTGGCGGACGTGCTCGGCGCACACGGCCACGAGCTGCGCCGGGACGGGCGCTGCTGCTGCCCGCTGTGCGGGAGCGCCAACCCGAGCACCCTGTCGACGTATGCCGACGGCAGCCGCTGGCGATGCTGGGCCTGCGGCGCGCACGGCGACGCACTCGATATGGAGCGGCAGCTAGCGGGCTGCGACCTGCGCACCGCTGCGGCGACGCTCGCAGGCTGGGCGGGGCTGAGCGGGACGCCGACTGCCCGTCGAGAGGACGTTGCACGGTCCCAACTTGCGAACCGCCGACGGGCTGCCCTCCTGCGCTGGGCGCACGTCGAGGCGCGCGTGGCTGCCGACGCCGCCCGCGACGCCGACGACGACGTCGAATGGACGGCAACCATGCTCGCCAAGGTCGCCGCTGCCGGCGACGTCGTCACGGCAAGGCTCCTGCGGCAGACCCTCGCCGACGTCGAACGCACCGCCCTCGACGCTGACGCCCACTGGCGCGGATTCGAGGACGCCCTTGCCGCCAGGAACGTCGACACCATCGCCGACATCTACCGCGCCGCCGCGGGGACCTCGTCATGA
- a CDS encoding helix-turn-helix domain-containing protein yields MANTPTNGNHTVGLLNETDAARRLALSVATLRRWRWAGRGPAFRKLGAAVRYAAADLDAYVAASVRTSTSDDGNAHAAD; encoded by the coding sequence ATGGCGAACACACCGACCAACGGCAATCACACTGTAGGGCTCCTGAACGAAACCGACGCCGCGCGTCGACTGGCGCTGAGCGTCGCCACCCTGCGCCGCTGGCGATGGGCAGGACGCGGTCCTGCCTTCCGTAAGTTGGGCGCCGCGGTCAGATACGCTGCCGCCGACCTCGACGCCTACGTTGCGGCGAGCGTCCGCACGTCGACGTCCGACGACGGGAACGCGCATGCCGCCGATTGA
- a CDS encoding site-specific integrase, protein MGELLTLSVPRRRRLPRAERCAKLTKRTVDGLKPDPSGKDVWLWDLDVRGFGVRVLPSGKVVYCCQYRDLDGRTRRYKLGQHGPLTPEQARTLAQQVLGKVAMGENPSVERRARRAAARAKRASTVAHVVDAYMLHIARTAKASTQKGFRALAEYVIKARWGTLPADALTRDMLQGYLVEASGTPTHANRALALLGAAYRRAGLPSPTVGVERNREQRRDRYLSEPELARLGAALKEAETVGTVPVEAVWATKLLLLTGCRRGEICGLTWNAVDLDAGVLRLRDAKAGPRLVPLPSAAVDLLRSLPRIGDFVIPGPRAAAPMHGDVYLRHWQVIRNAAGLPDVHVHDLRHTVGTFAGAADVGAQQIRHMLGHASSSVGDRYVSANMPKLREAADRTTAGILAALEGNVDGREGDPER, encoded by the coding sequence ATGGGTGAGTTGCTGACGTTGTCGGTCCCGCGCCGGCGCCGACTGCCGCGGGCTGAGCGCTGCGCGAAGTTGACGAAACGCACCGTCGACGGGCTGAAGCCCGACCCGTCGGGCAAGGACGTGTGGCTGTGGGACCTCGACGTGCGCGGCTTTGGGGTGCGCGTCCTGCCGTCGGGCAAGGTCGTGTACTGCTGCCAGTATAGGGACCTCGACGGGCGCACCCGTCGGTACAAACTGGGGCAGCATGGTCCGCTAACGCCTGAACAAGCGCGCACGCTGGCGCAGCAGGTCCTGGGCAAGGTGGCGATGGGCGAGAATCCCAGCGTCGAGCGTCGCGCCCGACGGGCTGCCGCCCGCGCCAAGCGCGCGTCGACCGTGGCGCATGTCGTCGACGCCTACATGCTGCACATCGCGCGGACGGCGAAGGCGTCGACGCAAAAGGGGTTCCGGGCGTTGGCCGAGTACGTCATCAAGGCGCGATGGGGGACCCTGCCCGCCGACGCCCTGACGCGCGACATGCTGCAAGGCTACCTCGTGGAGGCGTCAGGAACGCCGACGCACGCCAACCGTGCGCTGGCGCTGCTGGGTGCAGCCTACCGACGGGCAGGGCTGCCGTCGCCGACGGTCGGAGTGGAGCGCAATCGGGAACAGCGACGGGACCGCTACCTGTCAGAACCGGAGCTGGCGCGGTTGGGCGCGGCTTTGAAAGAGGCAGAAACCGTCGGCACGGTGCCCGTCGAGGCGGTGTGGGCAACGAAGCTCCTACTGCTGACCGGCTGCCGCCGCGGCGAAATATGCGGGCTGACGTGGAACGCCGTCGACCTCGACGCCGGGGTCCTGCGGCTTCGCGACGCGAAGGCGGGACCGCGCCTCGTGCCATTGCCGTCGGCTGCCGTCGACCTGCTGCGCAGCCTGCCGCGTATCGGGGACTTCGTCATCCCGGGACCCCGCGCGGCGGCGCCCATGCACGGGGACGTCTACCTGCGGCATTGGCAGGTCATCCGGAACGCCGCGGGACTGCCCGACGTGCATGTCCATGACCTGCGGCACACGGTCGGCACCTTTGCCGGGGCTGCTGATGTCGGAGCGCAGCAGATACGGCACATGCTGGGGCATGCGTCGTCGTCGGTCGGCGACCGGTACGTGAGCGCGAACATGCCGAAATTGCGCGAGGCAGCGGACCGCACAACGGCTGGCATCCTCGCTGCGCTCGAAGGGAATGTCGACGGTCGGGAAGGGGATCCCGAACGATGA
- a CDS encoding isochorismatase family protein: MAHPRVLERERSVLVVIDVQEGYRGKTAHHDRMVRGVQTLVRAAHAVGVPILATEQYPKGIGHLLPEVTEHLGPAVPVIEKLSLSCWGARAFVEALRRLERRQVVVCGIEAHACVNQTVHDLLECDYAVHLPVDAISARFEHDFRVGIDKMCGSGAVPSTVEMVCLEWVRTAAAPEFKAIHRMIK; encoded by the coding sequence ATGGCCCATCCTCGTGTACTCGAGCGCGAGCGCAGTGTGCTCGTCGTCATCGACGTCCAGGAAGGGTACCGCGGCAAGACCGCGCACCACGATCGCATGGTGCGCGGAGTGCAAACGCTGGTGCGGGCCGCGCACGCGGTCGGTGTGCCGATTCTGGCGACGGAGCAGTATCCGAAAGGGATTGGCCACCTGCTGCCGGAGGTGACCGAACACCTGGGCCCCGCGGTGCCGGTAATCGAGAAGCTATCTCTGAGCTGCTGGGGCGCGCGGGCGTTTGTCGAGGCGTTGCGGCGGTTGGAGCGCCGCCAGGTCGTGGTGTGCGGTATCGAGGCGCATGCCTGCGTCAACCAGACGGTACACGATCTGCTCGAATGCGACTACGCGGTGCACCTGCCGGTTGACGCCATCTCGGCCCGCTTCGAGCACGACTTCAGGGTCGGGATCGACAAGATGTGCGGTTCCGGCGCGGTGCCCTCGACGGTGGAGATGGTCTGTCTGGAGTGGGTGCGCACGGCGGCAGCGCCGGAGTTCAAGGCGATCCACCGGATGATCAAGTAA
- a CDS encoding DUF4124 domain-containing protein, translated as MKTGLLTVGLFLLAAPTWADIIEWRDENGVRHFTNMRAEVPGEYREAAQVICPLVTTSFDQGRSRHLTLRMLLQEQFAVDRAGPYMFVERLIPPFGYVPMGPQLSPILARGLPNSVPLTARVITR; from the coding sequence ATGAAAACCGGTCTGCTGACCGTGGGGCTGTTCCTGCTGGCGGCTCCGACGTGGGCGGACATCATCGAGTGGCGAGACGAAAACGGGGTCCGTCACTTCACGAACATGCGAGCCGAGGTGCCGGGCGAGTATCGGGAGGCGGCGCAGGTCATCTGCCCACTGGTCACGACCTCGTTCGATCAGGGCCGTTCGCGGCACCTGACCTTGCGCATGTTGTTGCAGGAGCAGTTCGCGGTCGACCGTGCCGGTCCGTACATGTTCGTCGAACGTCTCATCCCGCCGTTCGGGTACGTGCCGATGGGACCGCAGCTAAGCCCCATACTGGCCCGTGGATTGCCGAACAGCGTGCCCCTGACCGCGCGCGTGATCACGCGCTGA
- a CDS encoding prolipoprotein diacylglyceryl transferase — MLPTLFHIGDIPVGSFWVMAFLGFFVAFLVVRSEVERHGWPPVLAYDITLAAYVGGWVGARLFMIPTGWELFVEDPVGFLLSSSGWVWYGGAIGGAAGVILLGRRRGVPTLVLGDICAPALALGFAVGRIGCQLSGDGDYGIPTDLPWGMSYPDGVVPTQDRVHPTPVYETVVSLAIFAYLWRRRLSAPPVGDLLGRYLVLSSSLRFLVEFVRRNPAWLVGLTTAQWTSIGLIVLGIALVRHAGRHRGRPVEGDGAVAGMALTA; from the coding sequence ATGCTGCCGACGCTCTTCCATATCGGCGACATCCCCGTCGGCAGTTTCTGGGTGATGGCCTTCCTCGGTTTCTTCGTCGCCTTTCTCGTCGTGCGCAGCGAGGTCGAGCGTCACGGGTGGCCGCCGGTACTGGCCTACGACATCACGCTCGCGGCGTACGTTGGCGGTTGGGTCGGTGCGCGGCTGTTCATGATCCCGACGGGGTGGGAGCTGTTCGTCGAGGACCCCGTCGGTTTCCTGCTCTCCTCCAGCGGCTGGGTGTGGTACGGCGGCGCGATCGGCGGCGCGGCAGGCGTCATTCTGCTCGGGCGACGCCGCGGCGTACCTACGCTGGTGCTCGGCGATATCTGCGCTCCGGCGTTGGCTCTCGGCTTTGCCGTCGGTCGCATCGGATGCCAGCTCTCCGGCGATGGCGACTACGGCATTCCCACCGACCTGCCCTGGGGCATGAGCTATCCCGACGGGGTCGTGCCGACGCAGGATCGTGTCCACCCGACCCCGGTCTACGAGACGGTGGTCTCGCTGGCGATCTTTGCCTACCTGTGGCGCCGGCGGTTGTCGGCGCCGCCCGTCGGCGACCTGTTGGGGCGCTACCTGGTGTTGTCGTCGTCGCTGCGCTTTCTGGTCGAGTTCGTGCGGCGCAATCCGGCCTGGCTGGTGGGCCTGACCACGGCGCAGTGGACGAGTATCGGTTTGATTGTCCTCGGCATCGCACTGGTAAGGCACGCGGGTCGCCACCGCGGCCGTCCCGTTGAAGGGGATGGCGCGGTTGCCGGAATGGCCCTCACGGCGTAG
- a CDS encoding enoyl-ACP reductase — translation MLADKRAVVFGVANDHSIAWSIARAFHREGARLALTYVGENIERRVRPLAASLGVDLVLPCDVANDADIAATFRALEGEWGGVDVVVHAVAFAMRDELKGRFLETSRLGFQVALDISVYSLVAIARCAEPLLGAGASILTLTYFGAEKVLPGYNVMGVAKAALEASVRYLAWDLGPRGVRANAISAGPIRTLSSAGITGFKTMLHHHAERAPLRRNVTGEEVAQTAVYLCSELGSAVTGEVIHADAGYNIVGA, via the coding sequence CTGCTCGCCGACAAGCGCGCCGTAGTCTTCGGCGTCGCCAACGACCACAGTATTGCCTGGTCGATCGCGCGAGCCTTCCACCGCGAGGGGGCGCGGCTGGCGCTCACCTACGTGGGCGAGAACATCGAACGCCGCGTTCGTCCGCTGGCCGCTTCGCTCGGGGTCGATCTGGTTCTTCCGTGCGACGTCGCCAATGACGCCGATATCGCCGCGACTTTCCGCGCGCTGGAAGGGGAGTGGGGCGGGGTCGACGTCGTCGTTCATGCGGTGGCGTTCGCGATGCGCGACGAGTTGAAGGGTCGCTTCCTGGAGACCTCGCGACTGGGGTTCCAGGTGGCGCTCGATATCAGCGTCTACTCGTTGGTCGCCATAGCGCGGTGCGCGGAGCCTTTGCTCGGGGCAGGGGCGTCGATCCTGACGCTAACGTACTTCGGCGCCGAGAAGGTCCTCCCCGGTTATAACGTCATGGGCGTGGCCAAGGCGGCGCTGGAGGCGAGCGTGCGTTATCTCGCCTGGGATCTCGGGCCACGGGGAGTCAGGGCGAACGCGATCTCGGCGGGGCCGATTCGGACGCTATCGTCGGCTGGGATTACCGGGTTCAAGACGATGTTGCATCATCACGCCGAGCGCGCTCCGTTGCGGCGCAACGTGACGGGAGAAGAGGTGGCGCAAACTGCCGTGTATCTGTGCAGTGAGCTGGGCAGCGCGGTGACCGGTGAGGTCATCCACGCCGATGCCGGTTACAACATCGTCGGCGCCTGA
- a CDS encoding YqgE/AlgH family protein, translating into MTEASLAPTLLLAMPQMTDPNFARSVVLLCRHEREGAMGLVVNRRTETLVSDLVELDPPVDNKCPLEIWVGGPVEPERGWLLLGYDPGSGETLDVGVGLHLSGSAEVLRRLLEAPQAQPQTRFLLGYAGWAGGQLESELAASAWLTAPVSRALIYDTPAADMWEAAIRSLGIDPYSLQMGGGIH; encoded by the coding sequence ATGACCGAAGCGTCTCTTGCCCCGACCCTGCTGCTGGCGATGCCCCAGATGACCGATCCCAATTTCGCCCGCAGTGTCGTGCTGCTGTGTCGACACGAACGCGAAGGGGCGATGGGACTCGTCGTGAACCGGCGCACCGAGACCCTGGTTTCCGACCTGGTCGAACTCGACCCGCCGGTGGATAACAAGTGCCCGCTGGAGATCTGGGTCGGCGGTCCCGTCGAGCCGGAGCGCGGGTGGTTGCTGCTCGGCTACGACCCCGGTTCCGGCGAAACGCTGGACGTGGGCGTCGGTCTGCACCTCTCCGGATCGGCAGAAGTCTTGCGGCGACTGCTGGAAGCCCCGCAGGCGCAACCGCAGACGCGCTTCCTGCTGGGTTATGCCGGGTGGGCCGGCGGCCAACTCGAGTCGGAGCTGGCGGCGTCGGCGTGGTTGACGGCGCCGGTATCCCGGGCGCTGATTTACGACACCCCCGCCGCTGACATGTGGGAGGCGGCGATTCGCAGCCTCGGCATCGACCCGTACTCGCTCCAGATGGGCGGAGGTATCCACTGA
- a CDS encoding M28 family peptidase has product MEDTTSAIASPTDRESRARTWIEALATLPERYAGTGSERQAAERTGTWMRAIGIADVATHPVPSAPRAGLSLAVHMGVALVGSWLGGLLGVVLTLLATCSFMQELRHRRRVLTRGLPAPDSIDVVGRAGSQTPSRRVVLSAHLDAAQAGILFSPAVADRFARSSGGARQPGQQPSGPHTLSIGVLWLGAIVTLAAWFGAHGFLFGLLHTLMLLALALGTGLGLQWAFARATPGANDNASAVAAMLTCAESLLPDLPADVELWVVGTGAEEVGCCGMHAFVAEHPGWPPATTYFVNFECVGGGALHYILSEGLLSRVNYPPMLNELARRVAAGGAFGQVTGTDLLAGTDGHVPARAGYPSLSLITLEPNGVPRHYHRVDDTTDGIDLTMVVRAADFGAAVVRAILKGEAGPVG; this is encoded by the coding sequence ATGGAAGATACGACATCTGCAATCGCTTCCCCTACCGACCGCGAGAGCCGCGCGCGGACATGGATCGAAGCCCTGGCCACCCTGCCCGAACGGTACGCCGGGACGGGCTCGGAACGTCAGGCAGCGGAGCGCACGGGGACCTGGATGCGCGCGATCGGCATCGCCGACGTCGCCACGCATCCGGTTCCTTCGGCTCCACGCGCCGGCCTGTCGCTGGCCGTTCACATGGGCGTTGCGCTGGTAGGTTCGTGGCTCGGCGGCTTACTGGGCGTCGTTCTTACCCTGCTCGCAACCTGCTCCTTCATGCAGGAGTTGCGTCATCGCCGCCGGGTATTGACGCGCGGCTTGCCAGCTCCCGACTCGATCGACGTCGTCGGTCGCGCCGGCAGTCAGACGCCGAGCCGCCGCGTGGTTCTCAGTGCCCATCTGGATGCCGCGCAGGCCGGCATCCTGTTCTCTCCTGCTGTCGCCGACCGCTTCGCGCGCTCGAGCGGCGGGGCCCGCCAACCGGGACAGCAGCCAAGCGGGCCCCATACGTTGTCGATCGGAGTGCTCTGGCTCGGCGCCATCGTCACGCTGGCCGCCTGGTTTGGCGCCCACGGCTTTCTATTCGGTCTGCTGCACACGTTGATGCTGCTGGCGCTGGCGCTCGGCACCGGGTTGGGGCTCCAATGGGCTTTCGCGCGGGCGACCCCGGGGGCCAACGACAATGCCTCGGCGGTAGCCGCCATGCTCACCTGCGCCGAGTCGTTGCTTCCGGACCTGCCAGCGGACGTCGAGCTGTGGGTGGTTGGTACCGGCGCCGAAGAGGTCGGTTGCTGTGGGATGCACGCTTTCGTCGCCGAGCACCCCGGCTGGCCGCCGGCAACCACCTACTTCGTCAACTTCGAGTGTGTCGGGGGCGGCGCCCTGCACTACATACTGAGCGAAGGTTTGTTGTCGCGCGTCAACTACCCCCCGATGCTCAACGAGCTGGCCCGTCGGGTCGCTGCCGGCGGCGCCTTCGGGCAGGTTACCGGCACCGATCTCCTCGCCGGCACCGACGGGCACGTCCCGGCGCGCGCCGGTTATCCCTCGCTGTCGTTGATTACGCTGGAGCCCAACGGGGTACCGCGCCACTACCACCGGGTCGACGACACGACCGACGGTATCGACCTGACGATGGTGGTTCGTGCCGCGGACTTCGGTGCGGCAGTCGTGCGCGCCATTCTCAAGGGGGAAGCGGGACCGGTCGGATGA
- a CDS encoding VCBS repeat-containing protein: MYTVRLRMVVVRSAARSGCRFALSGIVAVSLLGGHIIPVAAQCSAPSFAAPVALAIDGEPRELGAGDLTGDGIVDLVVSRNAADAVTVLRGDGKGGFSLATEAATGVAPEGVAVADLTGDGAADVAVANAGSNSVSLLVGDGKGGLRPGPVLEVGQAPTAVIAVDIDRDQRMDLVVANARGGDASVLFGEAEDLWAPAVSVRTGGGSAAVVATDLDGDTTIDFAVPNADDNTVSVVRHDGARGFGSAVNFPVGVMPRSIVAGYFNGDLALDLATANQGSDDVSLLLKEPGGGYTSGTNAAAWLSPTAIAAADIDRDGNLDFVVTNRDAGEISVLVSDGAGGFAAPLRQSAGVAPTGLVVADFNGDAKLDVAVTNPTRGTVSVLLNTCTYIPYRRYLFAVAAAVGAGAVAAILWFWLGRRRKRPGEAAV, encoded by the coding sequence GTGTATACCGTCAGGCTGCGTATGGTCGTCGTTCGGAGTGCCGCCCGTTCGGGGTGCCGCTTTGCGCTCTCCGGCATTGTCGCTGTGAGCCTGCTCGGTGGCCACATTATACCGGTGGCAGCACAGTGCAGCGCCCCGAGCTTTGCCGCGCCGGTGGCGCTGGCGATCGATGGCGAACCACGCGAACTGGGGGCCGGGGACCTCACGGGAGACGGAATCGTCGATCTCGTGGTCAGCCGAAACGCGGCGGACGCGGTGACGGTTCTGCGCGGTGACGGCAAGGGCGGGTTTAGCCTCGCTACGGAGGCGGCAACCGGCGTTGCGCCCGAGGGCGTGGCGGTTGCCGACCTTACGGGGGACGGCGCGGCCGATGTCGCGGTGGCCAACGCGGGGAGCAACAGCGTTTCGTTGCTCGTTGGCGACGGCAAGGGGGGATTGCGTCCGGGCCCGGTGCTGGAGGTAGGGCAGGCTCCGACCGCGGTCATTGCCGTCGACATCGACCGTGACCAGCGCATGGACCTGGTGGTTGCCAATGCGCGTGGCGGCGATGCAAGCGTTCTGTTCGGCGAGGCGGAAGATCTCTGGGCGCCGGCGGTCTCGGTGCGGACCGGGGGCGGGTCGGCGGCGGTCGTGGCGACGGACCTGGACGGCGATACAACGATCGATTTTGCGGTGCCGAATGCGGATGACAACACCGTGTCGGTGGTGCGTCACGACGGCGCCCGCGGGTTTGGCTCGGCGGTCAACTTTCCGGTCGGCGTGATGCCGCGGTCGATCGTGGCCGGGTACTTCAATGGCGATCTGGCGCTGGATCTCGCTACCGCCAATCAGGGAAGCGATGACGTCTCGCTCCTCTTGAAGGAGCCGGGTGGTGGCTACACGTCGGGCACCAACGCGGCGGCGTGGCTCAGTCCGACGGCCATTGCCGCCGCCGACATCGACCGCGACGGTAACCTCGACTTCGTCGTGACGAATCGTGACGCAGGGGAGATCTCGGTGCTGGTCTCCGACGGGGCGGGCGGATTCGCCGCGCCGCTGCGACAGTCCGCGGGGGTGGCTCCTACGGGACTCGTGGTTGCCGATTTCAACGGCGACGCCAAGCTCGACGTCGCGGTTACGAATCCGACCAGGGGTACGGTGTCGGTGCTGTTGAATACGTGCACGTACATACCGTACCGGCGCTATCTGTTTGCCGTTGCGGCGGCAGTCGGCGCCGGGGCGGTGGCCGCGATCCTGTGGTTCTGGCTGGGCCGCCGCCGCAAGCGCCCTGGCGAAGCTGCGGTATAG